In a single window of the Frondihabitans peucedani genome:
- a CDS encoding NADP-dependent oxidoreductase, with protein sequence MAEKWVAARYGSLDGVELIDTEVPAPGQGEVTIAVKAVGMNPADVKGIQSGQDPAALPLPIGYEAAGVVSAAGPGISLEVGTEVIAFRVSGGYATELTVPAEDVFVKPQGLDWPAAANLMLAGATAADMLRVVEPQEGDTILVHGASGAVGVSVLQQARLMGLRVIGTASEQRFGVVEEFGGTAVVYGDGLEARIRSLAPEGIAAALDCVGTDEAVDVSLALVADRSKIVSIAAFGRAADEGYRVVGGADPESKAFRDSQRQRLVDLAADGSLVVPVARTFPFAEAPAALELLSSGHPGGKLALLV encoded by the coding sequence ATGGCAGAGAAATGGGTCGCGGCCCGGTACGGATCCCTCGACGGCGTCGAGCTGATCGACACGGAGGTGCCCGCGCCCGGGCAGGGCGAGGTCACCATCGCCGTGAAGGCGGTCGGGATGAATCCGGCCGACGTCAAGGGCATCCAGTCCGGGCAGGATCCCGCGGCGCTCCCCCTCCCGATCGGCTACGAGGCGGCCGGCGTCGTCTCGGCCGCGGGCCCCGGCATCTCGCTCGAGGTCGGCACCGAGGTCATCGCCTTCCGCGTGTCCGGCGGCTACGCCACCGAGCTCACCGTCCCCGCCGAGGACGTCTTCGTGAAGCCGCAGGGCCTCGACTGGCCCGCCGCTGCGAACCTGATGCTCGCCGGTGCGACCGCCGCCGACATGCTCCGCGTCGTGGAGCCACAGGAGGGCGACACGATCCTGGTCCACGGGGCCTCCGGCGCCGTCGGGGTGAGCGTGCTGCAGCAGGCCCGGCTCATGGGCCTCCGCGTGATCGGCACCGCCTCCGAGCAGCGCTTCGGCGTCGTGGAGGAGTTCGGCGGCACGGCCGTCGTCTACGGGGACGGCCTCGAGGCCCGCATCCGGTCGCTCGCCCCCGAGGGCATCGCGGCGGCCCTCGACTGCGTCGGCACCGACGAGGCCGTCGACGTGTCGCTCGCCCTCGTGGCCGACCGCTCGAAGATCGTCAGCATCGCCGCGTTCGGTCGAGCCGCCGACGAGGGCTACCGCGTGGTGGGCGGGGCTGATCCTGAGTCGAAGGCGTTCCGCGACTCGCAGCGGCAGCGGCTGGTCGATCTCGCAGCCGACGGCTCGCTCGTCGTCCCGGTCGCGCGGACGTTCCCGTTCGCCGAGGCCCCGGCCGCTCTCGAGCTGCTGTCGTCGGGCCACCCGGGCGGGAAGCTCGCGCTGCTGGTGTAG
- a CDS encoding alpha/beta fold hydrolase, whose translation MTSTDRRIDLPAFSADLAFDDSGSGPAALVLHGGGGPATVAGLAAQLAGDRRVLLPTHPGWDGRPRPEALTRISDLADLYLALLDDLGLTDVLVVGSSLGGWIAADMASRDSAGRVGRLVVIDGAGIAVDGQDFVDFFSLTPRQIAEHSWHDADRFFVDPASMPAERLAAQRANMQTMAVVAGDPYMHDPSLLGRLGDVRVPALVVWGESDRVFTPEYGRAYAAALPDARFELVAEAGHLPQLEQPEATLALVRAFADSRELGPRGLSRAG comes from the coding sequence ATGACAAGCACCGACCGCAGGATCGACCTGCCCGCCTTCTCCGCAGACCTCGCCTTCGACGACTCCGGCTCCGGCCCCGCCGCGCTCGTCCTCCACGGAGGCGGCGGCCCCGCCACCGTCGCGGGCCTCGCCGCACAGCTCGCCGGAGACCGCCGCGTGCTCCTGCCGACGCACCCCGGCTGGGACGGCCGCCCGCGCCCCGAGGCGCTCACCCGCATCTCCGACCTCGCCGACCTGTACCTGGCGCTCCTCGACGACCTCGGTCTCACCGACGTCCTCGTCGTCGGGTCGTCGCTCGGCGGGTGGATCGCCGCCGACATGGCCTCGCGCGACAGCGCCGGCCGCGTGGGGCGGCTCGTCGTCATCGACGGGGCCGGCATCGCGGTCGACGGCCAGGACTTCGTGGACTTCTTCTCGCTGACTCCCCGCCAGATCGCCGAGCACTCCTGGCACGACGCCGACCGCTTCTTCGTCGACCCGGCCTCGATGCCCGCCGAGCGCCTGGCCGCCCAGCGGGCGAACATGCAGACGATGGCCGTCGTCGCCGGCGACCCGTACATGCACGACCCGTCGCTGCTCGGGCGGCTGGGCGACGTCCGGGTGCCCGCGCTCGTCGTCTGGGGCGAGAGCGACCGGGTCTTCACGCCCGAGTACGGCCGCGCCTACGCTGCGGCGCTGCCCGACGCCCGGTTCGAGCTCGTCGCCGAGGCGGGGCACCTGCCGCAGCTCGAGCAGCCCGAGGCGACCCTCGCGCTCGTCCGCGCCTTCGCTGACTCGCGCGAGCTCGGGCCGCGCGGGCTGAGCCGCGCGGGCTGA
- a CDS encoding SDR family oxidoreductase, whose translation MTDSMYTPQDPTKQYPGPPFEKQQQSGPGDIHEMKPRPDHGEESYVGFGRLAGRKALVTGADSGIGRAVAIAFAREGADVALAYLPEEEDQAKEVEKLVQDAGRTAVLIPGDLQDEAYNTDLVEKAVEGLGGLDVLALVAGVMPTVDSIDDFETETLDHVLKANIYSLFWTTKAAMKHLKPGASIITTSSIQGFQPSPSLAEYAVSKAGIANWTRAMAGQLAERGIRVNGVAPGPVWTPLQPAFVPNEKIESFGEEAVFGRPGQPIELAPPFVFLASQESSYISGETIAVTGGTPIH comes from the coding sequence ATGACCGATTCGATGTACACCCCGCAGGACCCCACCAAGCAGTACCCCGGCCCGCCTTTCGAGAAGCAGCAGCAGTCGGGCCCCGGCGACATCCACGAGATGAAGCCCCGTCCGGACCACGGCGAGGAGTCGTACGTCGGCTTCGGCCGCCTCGCCGGCCGCAAGGCGCTTGTCACCGGCGCCGACTCCGGCATCGGCCGCGCCGTCGCGATCGCCTTCGCGCGCGAGGGCGCCGACGTCGCCCTGGCCTACCTCCCGGAGGAGGAGGACCAGGCCAAGGAGGTCGAGAAGCTCGTGCAGGATGCGGGCCGCACCGCCGTCCTGATCCCCGGCGACCTGCAGGACGAGGCCTACAACACCGATCTCGTCGAGAAGGCGGTCGAGGGCCTCGGCGGCCTCGACGTCCTCGCGCTCGTGGCCGGCGTCATGCCGACCGTCGACAGCATCGACGACTTCGAGACCGAGACCCTCGACCACGTGCTGAAGGCCAACATCTACTCGCTCTTCTGGACCACGAAGGCCGCGATGAAGCACCTGAAGCCGGGCGCCTCCATCATCACGACCTCGTCGATCCAGGGCTTCCAGCCGTCGCCCTCGCTCGCCGAGTACGCCGTCTCGAAGGCGGGCATCGCCAACTGGACCCGCGCCATGGCCGGCCAGCTGGCCGAGCGCGGCATCCGCGTCAACGGCGTGGCCCCCGGCCCCGTCTGGACGCCGCTGCAGCCCGCGTTCGTGCCGAACGAGAAGATCGAGTCGTTCGGCGAGGAGGCCGTCTTCGGGCGTCCCGGCCAGCCGATCGAGCTCGCGCCGCCGTTCGTGTTCCTCGCGTCGCAGGAGTCGAGCTACATCAGCGGCGAGACGATCGCCGTCACGGGCGGCACACCGATCCACTGA
- a CDS encoding LacI family DNA-binding transcriptional regulator, translated as MNTRVTIVDVAARAGVAISSVSSALNNRPGVSDETRRRIVQAAQDLGFVPSLRGRSLSAKRAFAVGLVVHRDPSVLESDPFFGAFIGGIETVLDPRDYALILQMGSEPVETLDRYRSLAANRRVDGVFLPELGVDDPRVPLVQELGLPAVGVNAEPDFPLPAVRQGHVEGVHELVAHFAALGHRRLALVTGPHEFIHARQRRVAFAEAVALHGLRLDDVVEGDFTYEGGIAAAGAMLEGRAPQDRPTAVLCSNDLSAIGFLARAGELGLRVPDDLSVAGFDGIRLGTYVRPTLTTIGTAPRLLGAEAARMLLDQIDGLTVDDVDIEHASLVVRGSTGPVPSGHLASVR; from the coding sequence GTGAACACGCGGGTGACGATCGTCGACGTGGCCGCCCGCGCGGGCGTCGCCATCAGCTCGGTCTCCAGCGCGCTCAACAACCGGCCCGGCGTCTCCGACGAGACGCGCCGCCGCATCGTCCAGGCCGCGCAGGATCTCGGCTTCGTCCCGTCGCTCCGCGGGCGCAGCCTGTCTGCCAAGCGGGCCTTCGCCGTGGGCCTCGTGGTCCACCGCGATCCGTCCGTGCTCGAGTCCGACCCGTTCTTCGGGGCCTTCATCGGCGGGATCGAGACCGTCCTCGACCCGCGCGACTACGCGCTGATCCTGCAGATGGGATCGGAGCCCGTCGAGACCCTCGACCGCTATCGGAGCCTCGCGGCCAACCGACGGGTTGACGGCGTGTTCCTCCCGGAGCTCGGCGTCGACGATCCGCGGGTGCCGCTGGTGCAGGAGCTCGGTCTGCCGGCAGTCGGCGTGAACGCCGAGCCCGACTTCCCGCTGCCCGCGGTCCGGCAGGGGCACGTCGAGGGCGTCCACGAGCTCGTCGCGCACTTCGCCGCGCTCGGCCACCGGAGGCTCGCCCTCGTGACGGGCCCGCACGAGTTCATCCACGCGCGTCAGCGCCGGGTGGCGTTCGCCGAGGCCGTCGCTCTCCACGGTCTCCGGCTCGACGACGTGGTCGAGGGCGACTTCACCTACGAGGGCGGCATCGCGGCCGCCGGGGCGATGCTCGAGGGGCGGGCCCCGCAGGATCGCCCGACCGCCGTCCTCTGCTCGAACGACCTGTCGGCGATCGGCTTCCTCGCCCGGGCCGGCGAGCTCGGTCTGCGGGTGCCCGACGACCTCTCGGTCGCAGGATTCGACGGCATCCGCCTCGGCACCTACGTTCGTCCGACGCTGACGACCATCGGCACCGCGCCGCGGCTCCTCGGTGCGGAGGCGGCGCGGATGCTCCTCGACCAGATCGACGGTCTCACGGTCGACGACGTCGACATCGAGCACGCGAGCCTCGTCGTGCGCGGCTCGACCGGGCCGGTCCCGTCCGGGCACCTCGCGTCCGTCCGCTGA
- a CDS encoding NUDIX hydrolase family protein — translation MSSVQTPDPNSGWLSEEELFQIRQRLPILYVEAVPVRTDGQGVVTEVGVLLRADSEGTMTRMLVSGRVMYGESLRTALFRHLEKDLGPMAFPQLPPSPVPFSVAEYFPFPGASVFTDERQHAVSLAYVVPVTGTCDPRQDALEITWMSPLTAASPEVAAEMEGGRGALLRTALASVGALS, via the coding sequence ATGAGTTCCGTCCAGACCCCTGATCCCAACTCCGGCTGGCTCTCCGAGGAGGAGCTCTTCCAGATCCGTCAGCGCCTCCCGATCCTGTACGTCGAGGCGGTCCCGGTGCGGACCGACGGCCAAGGCGTCGTGACCGAGGTCGGTGTCCTGCTGCGGGCCGACTCCGAAGGGACGATGACCAGGATGCTCGTGTCCGGGCGGGTCATGTACGGCGAGTCGCTCCGCACCGCCCTCTTCCGCCACCTCGAGAAGGACCTCGGGCCGATGGCGTTCCCCCAGCTGCCGCCGTCGCCGGTGCCCTTCTCGGTCGCCGAGTACTTCCCGTTCCCCGGCGCCTCGGTGTTCACCGACGAGCGCCAGCACGCGGTCTCGCTCGCCTACGTCGTGCCGGTGACCGGTACCTGCGATCCCCGCCAGGACGCCCTCGAGATCACCTGGATGAGCCCGCTCACCGCTGCCTCGCCCGAGGTCGCCGCCGAGATGGAGGGCGGCCGCGGGGCTCTGCTCCGCACGGCGCTCGCGTCGGTCGGGGCGCTCAGCTAG
- a CDS encoding gluconokinase yields MTSSSLSAAFPAHPVLVVMGVSGVGKSTVAALLSERLGWDFAEGDTMHPTANVEKMAAGHPLDDTDRWPWLEIVASWIRQHEEAGEPGIITCSALKRSYRDVLRGPGVVFVHLAGPTDLIGDRLSKRVDHFMPPGLLDSQVATLEPLGADEAHVVVDAGRAPETEVDEILSELDLGAGVG; encoded by the coding sequence ATGACCTCGTCGTCGCTCTCGGCCGCCTTCCCCGCCCATCCGGTCCTGGTCGTCATGGGCGTCTCCGGCGTCGGGAAGTCGACCGTCGCGGCGCTGCTCTCGGAGCGCCTCGGCTGGGACTTCGCCGAGGGCGACACCATGCACCCGACAGCGAACGTCGAGAAGATGGCGGCCGGGCACCCGCTCGACGACACTGACCGCTGGCCGTGGCTCGAGATCGTCGCGAGCTGGATCCGGCAGCACGAGGAGGCGGGAGAGCCCGGCATCATCACCTGCTCGGCGCTCAAGCGCAGCTACCGCGACGTCCTCCGCGGGCCGGGCGTCGTCTTCGTCCACCTGGCAGGACCGACCGACCTCATCGGCGACCGGCTGTCGAAGCGCGTCGACCACTTCATGCCGCCGGGGCTGCTCGACTCGCAGGTGGCGACGCTCGAGCCGCTCGGGGCCGACGAGGCCCACGTCGTCGTCGACGCGGGGCGGGCGCCCGAGACGGAGGTCGACGAGATCCTGAGCGAACTCGACCTCGGCGCGGGTGTTGGATGA
- a CDS encoding MarR family winged helix-turn-helix transcriptional regulator, translating into MVTDLQTLGRAVKQAQWRHHRAVDRLLAELGTSLTQWDALRAVAQAPGASAHDLAQRTFQSDQAFGTLASRLAAQDLVTRAPGAGRRIEHRLTPAGERLLAQGTVVVEGFLAESFSGLDEGERETLVDLLGRLG; encoded by the coding sequence ATGGTCACGGATCTCCAGACTCTCGGGCGCGCGGTCAAGCAGGCGCAGTGGCGCCACCACCGCGCCGTCGACCGCCTGCTGGCCGAGCTCGGCACCTCGCTCACGCAGTGGGACGCCCTGCGGGCGGTCGCCCAGGCCCCCGGCGCCTCGGCGCACGACCTCGCCCAGCGCACCTTCCAGAGCGACCAGGCGTTCGGCACCCTCGCGAGTCGGCTGGCGGCGCAGGATCTCGTGACCCGCGCGCCCGGGGCGGGTCGCCGGATCGAGCACCGGCTGACTCCCGCGGGCGAGCGTCTCCTCGCGCAGGGGACGGTCGTCGTCGAGGGGTTCCTGGCCGAGTCGTTCTCGGGTCTCGACGAGGGTGAGCGCGAGACGCTGGTCGACCTGCTGGGGCGCCTCGGCTGA
- a CDS encoding alpha/beta hydrolase translates to MVTIDTSAVRWSAPEGERAGRPLVILLHGVGSHERDLEGLVPYLSSAFVYASLRAPLPYGDGFSWYPLSSPGSPQYAPVDDAADAVLALVDALGDAHPSVGLLGFSQGGSLSLQLLRRRPGFFDFAVVLAGFVVPGAPAEVDAALAASRPAVFYGRGDVDQVIPLDAVDRTSAWLAEHADVEESVYPGLAHGISQEELDDVNAFLGRVHPA, encoded by the coding sequence ATGGTCACGATCGACACGTCCGCCGTCCGCTGGTCCGCGCCGGAGGGCGAGCGAGCCGGCCGGCCGCTCGTGATCCTGCTGCACGGCGTCGGCTCGCACGAGCGCGATCTGGAGGGGCTCGTGCCCTACCTCTCGAGCGCGTTCGTCTACGCGTCGCTCCGGGCGCCGCTCCCCTACGGCGACGGATTCTCGTGGTACCCGCTCTCGTCGCCGGGCTCTCCGCAGTACGCACCGGTCGACGACGCGGCCGACGCGGTCCTCGCGCTGGTCGACGCGCTCGGCGACGCCCACCCGAGCGTGGGGCTCCTCGGCTTCTCGCAGGGCGGCTCGCTGTCGCTGCAGCTGCTCCGTCGCCGCCCGGGCTTCTTCGACTTCGCCGTCGTCCTGGCCGGATTCGTCGTGCCGGGCGCCCCGGCCGAGGTCGACGCCGCCCTCGCCGCGTCGCGTCCGGCCGTCTTCTACGGCCGCGGCGACGTCGACCAGGTGATCCCGCTCGACGCGGTCGACCGCACCTCCGCCTGGCTCGCCGAGCACGCCGACGTCGAGGAGAGCGTCTACCCCGGCCTCGCGCACGGCATCTCGCAGGAGGAGCTCGACGACGTCAACGCGTTCCTCGGGCGGGTCCACCCGGCCTGA